In one window of Helianthus annuus cultivar XRQ/B chromosome 17, HanXRQr2.0-SUNRISE, whole genome shotgun sequence DNA:
- the LOC110925300 gene encoding golgin subfamily A member 6-like protein 6 — protein sequence MKQIEDKEKSRSLAVIHDDEGFDWSELLPEEDAVGYAFVAKEEVKPFRDTRTEADKANDRRQRAEWKMMRLSRVHTGAKRAKRWNADRECYLDPEGNIAIDPKTLSLEAMTAEFAELEESQQRKWWGGGEEKEKEKEKEKEQEQKLKKIDEGIIDTSLELNAENFGKMADKVSSNASSSETGKKVKGDSDCKHCMKNCKVCSTQDYLKDTKVNDLIKRVRKVEDQILDRDKMLKFSNDQVKKLTEKIDNDKIEVERIRKENEKLIHETHQLSENFNKLKQTIQDSDERNGKTRKENEHSTVILRHIEEQINKQLDEIAKLKLQFEEAKIENEHIPASTTSISSSSISTSSFSIPFLPLFVPLSPPTSIPLASSSSTSMFSHPSLSPPPPPPPSCSNSPDGYSFS from the exons atgaagcagattgaagacaaAGAAAAATCCAGATCTCTTGCCgtcattcatgacgatgaaggttttgactggagtgAGCTGTTACCTGAGGAAGACGCAGTAGGTTATGCGTTTGTTGCAAAAGAAGAAGTCAAACCGTTCAGAGACACCAGAACAGAAGCAGATAAAGCAAATGATAGACGACAGAGAGCTGAATGGAAAATGATGAGACTTTCTCGTGTACACACTGGAGCAAAAAGAGCAAAAAGATGGAATGCAGATAGAGAATGTTACCTTGATCCTgaaggaaacattgctattgatccaAAGACTCTTAGTCTTGAAGCTATGACGGCGGAATTTGCTGAACTTGAAGAGTCTCAACAGAGAAAATGGTGGGGAGGTggtgaagagaaagagaaagagaaagagaaagaaaaagagcagGAGCAAAAGCTAAAGAAGATAGATGAAGGGATCATTGATACTTCACTGGAGTTGAACGCTGAAAACtttggaaagatggctgacaag gtcagttcaaatgcgTCATCAAGTGAGACAGGTAAAAAGGTCAAAGGTGACAGTGACTGCAAACattgcatgaaaaactgcaaagtttgtagtacacaaGATTACCTCAAAGATACGAAGGTGAATGATCTGATAAAAAGAGTCAGAAAGGTTGAAGATcagattcttgatcgtgacaaaatGCTCAAATTTTCAAATGATCAAGTTAAAAAGTTGACTGAGAAAATTGACAATGATAAAATTGAAGTAGAAAGAATTAGGAAGGAAAATGAGAAACTAATTCATGAAACTCATCAACTCTCAGAAAATTTTAACAAGCTAAAACAAACAATTCAAGATTCTGATGAACGAAACGGTaaaacaagaaaagaaaatgagcatTCAACTGTGATTCTTAGACACATAGAAGAACAAATCAACAAGCAattggatgagattgctaagttgaagcttcaattTGAAGAAGCTAAGATTGAAAATGAGC ATATTCCCGCTTCTACCACTTCTATTTCTTCTTCCTCTATTTCTACTTCATCATTCTCTATTCCTTTTCTTCCTTTGTTTGTTCCTCTTTCTCCTCCTACTTCTATTCCTCTTGCTTCCTCTTCTTCTACTTCTATGTTTTCTCATCCTTCTTTgtctcctcctcctccaccacccCCATCCTGTTCCAACTCACCCGATGGTTACTCGTTCTCGTGA
- the LOC110926147 gene encoding kirola, with protein sequence MALAGKMMMYLEINSPGEVLHDIVRNRPNDIASMLPDKVHSCDLVEGQWGAVGSVICWNFTYDGKKEIIKQEIEEVNEENHKIVFKVLEARLVENIYKSFKIIFHVEPKGDGKLAAVTFEFEKVNPRIPYPTAFMDYLYDVFKGVDDYNSSK encoded by the exons ATGGCTCTTGCCGGAAAGATGATGATGTACCTAGAGATCAATTCCCCTGGAGAGGTGTTGCATGATATTGTTCGGAACAGACCAAACGACATCGCATCGATGTTGCCTGATAAGGTTCATAGTTGTGATCTGGTTGAAGGCCAATGGGGAGCCGTTGGATCAGTCATTTGCTGGAACTTCACCTATG ATGGAAAAAAGGAAATTATAAAGCAGGAAATTGAAGAAGTTAATGAGGAAAACCACAAGATAGTGTTCAAGGTACTTGAAGCAAGACTTGTGGAAAACATATACAAGTCCTTCAAGATCATATTTCATGTTGAACCAAAAGGTGATGGAAAGTTGGCTGCTGTGACCTTTGAGTTTGAGAAGGTGAATCCAAGGATTCCATATCCAACTGCTTTCATGGATTATCTATACGATGTTTTCAAGGGTGTTGATGACTACAACAGTAGCAAATAG